The Sphingomonas carotinifaciens sequence CTCCGCTACGCACCAACCGACGGGCTGCTGAAGACCCTCATCCTAGCGAACGTGCCCGTGCGCATGAACTTCGCGGAGTTCCTGGAGCTGCTCTTCGAGCGCTACGGGCTGGTTATCGGCGAACGGGAGGCCGCACGGGTGCTGGGGTCGGAGGACTTCGACAAGAAGTCCTTCCAGAGCAATTCGGCGCGCCTCCAGCGACGGCTGCGGACGCTCGGCATGCTCCGAAGGCTCTCCGACGCCTGCGCCTACGTCGAGAACCCCCTCGCGCGCGGGACGGTCAGATGAGCGAACCGGATCCCCGAGTGGACGGCAATCGCCTCCTTGGCAGCGTCGCCGCCGTATTCCTCCACGAGGTCCTTGCGGACGCCGAGGCGTCAGGCGGCACGGCGCGCATCCTGCTGGATGGGCTGAGCGTCCCTCAAACCGTGGCGATCACCCAGGCGGTGCTGGCGGATCCGCACCTCGCACAGCGCATCCACGTGCGCCTGCCCCAGGCGCTTTTCGCGGACACCGGCATGCCCGCCGACGTGCTGACGTCCCGAAACGCCACCTATTACCGAAGTGCCCGCTGCGACCGAAGCGCATACCTCATCACCAACGCCACTCCGCCCGGCGAGGAGACGGAGGACATGTCGCTGCACGAGCTTACCCCGCTCGGCGTTGCGCAGCTCCTCGAGCGGATGCCGGTTTGGGTGCGGGAAGCCGGACGCGGCCTAGCCCTCACCGACGAGGCCGCGACATGGTGGGAACGGGCGCTGGTCGGGCTGGTGCAGCTTTCGATCACCTCGCTCGACAGGTTCACGGCATACGTTCTGGCGGTCCGGCAGGCCGTAGCGGTCGAGGGCAATCCGATCATCGACGCGCTCGGCTACGCACTGCCGCAGCTGCAGATGCCTCGCGACCGGACCGCTTTCCTCAACGTGAAGGAAAGGTCGCGCAACTTCCCGTCCATCTGGCGACGCGAGTACGCCTCGCTCCGGCGGCGGCGGCGGCCCTTCCTCCTGAAGGAGACCCAGAACCAGATCATGCTGAACGAGGACGACCTCGCGGCAGCGTTCGCGAAGGTGCGGGACGCGATCCCCGAGGTCATCCACGGCGCCATCACCCGCTTCATCGCGGCGCCGCCGGGATGGAACGCACGGGCCGAGGAGCTCGCGGAGTGCGAGTGGGACCACGTCCGCCCGCTTTTCGAAGGGCTTGCCCGCGAGAAGCTAAACCTGGGCGGGGAGACGATCCGCTTCTACGAGGAGGGTGAGCCGGGCCGCCTGTCCGCCGAGGACGCGGAATACCTCAGGAGCTTGAAGGCGAGGATGCCGGTCGAGCCCCGCGAGCAGGACCTGGCCTTCCACGAGGACCACCGGGACGAGATGCGGGCCGACCGCAAGCTCAAGTCCGCCTGGGACAAGTTCATCTTCGGGCGACCGCGCGAGACCGACGACTTCCTCGCCGGCCTAGGGGCAACCATGGAGACGCTGCTCGTCAGGGCCTCGCTGGGATCGAGCCGGACATTGCGGGTGCGCTGCGACCAGGCGACCAAGCGTGACCTGAAGGGCATCAACACCGACGCGGGCCTCTACTTCGCGCTCCGATACGCCGGGCTGCCGGCGCTGTTCGGCCCGCGGGTGAAGTGGGAGCTGGGCTCCCTGCCGGACTTCGCCGGGGTCGTGGCCGAGTGGCGGCGGACGAAGGACAAGGCCGCGTCGAATCGCTCCGTCGCCAAGCCCGCCTTGCAGCTGAGGTTCCAAGTGGAGCTAGAGACGCTGAGCGCGACAGGGGACACGAGCGTCGTCTCCGCACAACTCATCTGGCGCTACCAGCCGGAGAACATCGCCTCGCAGCTCGTAGACGATTGGGAGCGACTGGAGGCCCACCCTCTGCTACTCGGCCGAGCGGCGCGCGAGGCGGCGTTCGCAGGGCGGCGCGCGGGCGCCATCGACCTCGACAACGTCCGGTCGCTCGTGCCGACATACGACCGCGACCGTGGCTCGCTGCTCCCGACATACCGGCGCGAGAGGGACGTCGGGGTCGTCTGGCGTGCGAACCTGGCTGCGGCGCGGCGAGACGGGCTCATCGACGCGGCGTCCGTGGACGAGCTTTCGCACGCTTTCTCTAAGTTCCAGCAGGCCTACGGCCTCGCGATCGGCGGGTTCCGCGCCGGAGGTGCAGGAGCGCCCGCCGTGCGGGAGCAGGCGAAGGCATACGCCGATCTCCTCGAAAGGGTCGTCAGGCTCGCGACCGGGGACCGCAACCGCGAACTCCTGCTCCGGCCCATCCTGGAACTCGGACAGGCGACGGTGGACGATGGCTCGCCGGCGGCGATCATTGCGCCCTGGCACCCGCTCCGCCTCGCCGCGATGTGGCGCAAGGCCCACCTGGTGGCCGAGGTCGTCAGCATGGTCCTGGACGGCGCCGAGGGCCTCGCCGGGGACACGAAACTGTTCTTCAAGGATCTGGCCACCGACATCGACCATCCGTTCTACCCCGAGGTCACGCTCACCTGGAACTCCCGCAAACCCGAGCTCCTGTCGCTGGTCGCCCAGAGGGGGGACTACACGCTCCACGAGCGGCCCGTCCTTGCGCCGGACGGTCCCGCCGACGTCGGGGACGACGCCCAGTCAGGCGGGGATTGCCTGCTCGGCCTGGTTGAGCGCTACCTCGCTCTCAATCCGCACGAACGCTCCAACATGTCGGTGGTCCTGTACAACTGTGAATCGACCCGGCTCCCGCAACAGGTGGTCGCGGGCCTCGGAAACATGCAGGACGAGACCGACGACCTGCGGTGCCAAGTGATGCTCCGCCACACCGACCCGAGCAGACTACGCGACACCTACCGCGCGATCCTAGCAGCGGACGACGACGCACCCGACGCCTACTCATCGTCCGAGGCGACCCAGGACTTCATGGCCCGCCTGCGCATCAGCGTCATCGCGGACCAGGCTTCCCCGCCAGACCCGCGCGACGGGCGGCCCTACGATATTGTGTTCAGCCAGGACGTCATCTCCCGGCACGCCTCGCTCGAATGGTATCAGGTGGACGGCACGCCGGCCGCCTTGGAGGCGCTCCTGCCGGCCCGATGGTCGAGGCGCCGGCCGGCCGCCGCCGACGACCTCAAGTCGACGGCCTTCCTGTGCTGCCCGGTGCAGACGACGGAAGGGTGGGCGCACATCGGCGCGCTCTCCACCTTTGTCCGGCACGAGGTCCCAGGGCCGGGTGGGAACCGCCCGCTGCCGGTGCGCCAGCTGGACTTCCGCGACGAGCGCACCGCGCGGATCTTCAACGAGACGCACGACCTGGGCGTCTGGGTGGTCAACCACGACGAACTCCTGGACCGCCGCCAGCTCCAGAACCAGGCGGTGCGCGTCATCCGCTACAAGCAGGCTGCCGCGCAGGGTAGGAACACGATCATCTCGTCCCGGGCGCCGCTCAGCCTGCTCCGCTCGATGATCGTCCGCCGGCTCGAGCTGCTCCATCTCGATCTTGAGCGGTCCGCCCTCGAGCGGCTCGCCGACAAGCTGATCGCGGACGCCAACGACGTGTCGGGGGACATCGTCCTGCGCGCCGCCAAGCGCGGCGAGTCGGCGAGCGAGTTGATCGGCGTCGTCCTGAGCCGATACCTCACCCACCACTGGCTCGGCCGGGACCAGCTGGTGGGCTGGTACTTCCTGGACGACTACGCGGCATGGCTGGGCGCGCGGGAGGAGACCCAAGCCGACATCGTCGCACTCGCGCCGTCGACCAACGCCTCCGGCAGGATGCGCCTCAGGATCGTGGTAACCGAGGCGAAATACGTCGACGCAGGCTCCCTCTCGACGAAGCGGCGGGAGTCCGAGAAGCAGCTGCGCGACACCGTGCACAGGATCAGGGACGCACTCGAGGGCGAGCATCGTCTCGACCGGGAGTCCTGGCTGTCCAGGCTTGGCGACCTCATGCTCGACGGAATCCAGGTGCCCGCAAGCAGCCACATCCCCTTAGCTGAGTGGCGCAGGGCAGTCCGCGAAGGCGATTGCGACATCGAGATCGCGGGCTTCAGCCACGTGTTCGTGCCGACGCCCACCGAGACGAGCGTCACCGACAACGCGGACGTCCCGAACGCGACGGGCTGCACCCAGTACATCTTCGGCCGGCACGAGCTGCGCGACATCCTCCTAGCCTACCTCGACGGTGCGCGCCCGAACGTCGCAGCTCCCGACGCCGTCGCCCTGGACGGTGGAACCACACGGAAAAGCGATGGCGACGCCCGCGCGGGAACCACCGCCGGAACACGCACCGACGGGGAAGATTCGGTTGTCGGCGTGGAGACGGAGGCGGCGCCCGCCGGGCAGGCCGCCGACGGTGTCGCAGCAGATCCGCAGGCACATGGTAAGCCCGCTTCCAGCGAACCGGCCGCCGACGAGCCACCGCGAAGCGGCGTCGCCGGCATCATCGAGCGGCTGATCGCGGCCGCGCCCGCGAGCGAGGAGGAAGACGCCGCGTGGCTAGGCACCGTCGCGGTCGCCACGCGAAGCGCCCTCCAACAGCTCGGCCTGCAGGCTAAGCCCCTTGAACAGACGCTGACCCCCAACGCGGCGATCCTGCGCTTCGCCGGCAGCTCCAACCTGACGGTCGAGCAGGTCCTGAAGAAGCGCTCTGAGCTCCTCACCACGCACGGGCTGAGCATCATCTCGGTCCGTCCCGAGGCGGGCGCCGTGGCCATCTACGTCGCGAGACCCCGCCGCCGCGTCGTCTCGATCGAGTCCCTGTGGGACCGCTGGCGTCCATCCGCCTCCGACCACGGCAACCAGGACCTGGTCGTCGGGGTTCGAGAGGAGGACAACGAGCTGCTCGTCTTCTCCCCGGGCCGCCTCCATGCGCCGCACACCCTGGTCGCCGGCAGCACGGGATCGGGC is a genomic window containing:
- a CDS encoding FtsK/SpoIIIE domain-containing protein — protein: MSEPDPRVDGNRLLGSVAAVFLHEVLADAEASGGTARILLDGLSVPQTVAITQAVLADPHLAQRIHVRLPQALFADTGMPADVLTSRNATYYRSARCDRSAYLITNATPPGEETEDMSLHELTPLGVAQLLERMPVWVREAGRGLALTDEAATWWERALVGLVQLSITSLDRFTAYVLAVRQAVAVEGNPIIDALGYALPQLQMPRDRTAFLNVKERSRNFPSIWRREYASLRRRRRPFLLKETQNQIMLNEDDLAAAFAKVRDAIPEVIHGAITRFIAAPPGWNARAEELAECEWDHVRPLFEGLAREKLNLGGETIRFYEEGEPGRLSAEDAEYLRSLKARMPVEPREQDLAFHEDHRDEMRADRKLKSAWDKFIFGRPRETDDFLAGLGATMETLLVRASLGSSRTLRVRCDQATKRDLKGINTDAGLYFALRYAGLPALFGPRVKWELGSLPDFAGVVAEWRRTKDKAASNRSVAKPALQLRFQVELETLSATGDTSVVSAQLIWRYQPENIASQLVDDWERLEAHPLLLGRAAREAAFAGRRAGAIDLDNVRSLVPTYDRDRGSLLPTYRRERDVGVVWRANLAAARRDGLIDAASVDELSHAFSKFQQAYGLAIGGFRAGGAGAPAVREQAKAYADLLERVVRLATGDRNRELLLRPILELGQATVDDGSPAAIIAPWHPLRLAAMWRKAHLVAEVVSMVLDGAEGLAGDTKLFFKDLATDIDHPFYPEVTLTWNSRKPELLSLVAQRGDYTLHERPVLAPDGPADVGDDAQSGGDCLLGLVERYLALNPHERSNMSVVLYNCESTRLPQQVVAGLGNMQDETDDLRCQVMLRHTDPSRLRDTYRAILAADDDAPDAYSSSEATQDFMARLRISVIADQASPPDPRDGRPYDIVFSQDVISRHASLEWYQVDGTPAALEALLPARWSRRRPAAADDLKSTAFLCCPVQTTEGWAHIGALSTFVRHEVPGPGGNRPLPVRQLDFRDERTARIFNETHDLGVWVVNHDELLDRRQLQNQAVRVIRYKQAAAQGRNTIISSRAPLSLLRSMIVRRLELLHLDLERSALERLADKLIADANDVSGDIVLRAAKRGESASELIGVVLSRYLTHHWLGRDQLVGWYFLDDYAAWLGAREETQADIVALAPSTNASGRMRLRIVVTEAKYVDAGSLSTKRRESEKQLRDTVHRIRDALEGEHRLDRESWLSRLGDLMLDGIQVPASSHIPLAEWRRAVREGDCDIEIAGFSHVFVPTPTETSVTDNADVPNATGCTQYIFGRHELRDILLAYLDGARPNVAAPDAVALDGGTTRKSDGDARAGTTAGTRTDGEDSVVGVETEAAPAGQAADGVAADPQAHGKPASSEPAADEPPRSGVAGIIERLIAAAPASEEEDAAWLGTVAVATRSALQQLGLQAKPLEQTLTPNAAILRFAGSSNLTVEQVLKKRSELLTTHGLSIISVRPEAGAVAIYVARPRRRVVSIESLWDRWRPSASDHGNQDLVVGVREEDNELLVFSPGRLHAPHTLVAGSTGSGKSVLVQSIILGLAVTNTPAQARIVLIDPKQGVDYFAFDKLPHLDGGVIDEQSAAVEKLEALVEEMDRRYRLFKAARVANLAAYNAKAALPSEKLPSYWVIHDEFAEWMLTEEYKAAVTSTVGRLGVKARAAGIYLIFAAQRPDANVVPVQLRSQLGNRLILRVDSEGTSEISLGERGAERLLGRGHMLARLEGESSLVYAQAPFASEAFIESVVAAIVAEG